A genomic region of Exiguobacterium sp. Helios contains the following coding sequences:
- a CDS encoding deoxyribodipyrimidine photo-lyase, which produces MNIICWIRSDFRIEDNHMLAQAVDYLEKDEQANVEFVFWVNPDYIGEYDARQQYFFQALEHFAKNCKTHGMPIRFIEGQEKDFLEATDMADVLLFNAEYVEPFKSRDDGIMKKRGDKKSERLLDRHLLHPHAVKKNDGSYYKVFTPYKNTFLKKDISKPYPVNLDLLKERYHTRRQNNAFMLDYFKRSASEADFGVGEEQATKRLQAFIKNNLSSYDEQRDLPAVDGTSLMSRYLRTGEIGIRTIYEAVNQEEGSKGKQTYLTELIWREFYYTILMHYPESKRLPVNEQYTKVEWETDEAGFKAWTEGKTGYPIVDAAMRQLNTTGWMHNRLRMIVASFLTKDLLVDWQKGERYFQKKLVDYEAASNIGGWQWAASVGTDAVPYFRVFNPTTQSKKFDKDGTFIRHYLPELKDLPKTSIHEPTEQQRQDYDYPMPIVEHDMARKRAIARFK; this is translated from the coding sequence ATGAACATCATCTGCTGGATTCGAAGTGATTTTCGAATCGAGGACAATCACATGTTGGCACAAGCGGTCGACTATCTAGAAAAGGATGAACAGGCAAACGTCGAGTTCGTTTTTTGGGTGAATCCAGACTATATCGGAGAGTATGATGCGAGGCAACAATATTTCTTTCAGGCACTCGAACACTTCGCAAAAAACTGTAAAACACACGGGATGCCGATTCGATTCATCGAAGGGCAGGAAAAAGATTTTCTCGAGGCGACAGATATGGCAGATGTCTTATTGTTTAACGCTGAATATGTAGAACCGTTTAAGAGTCGTGACGACGGGATTATGAAAAAGCGGGGTGACAAAAAGTCGGAACGTCTACTTGACCGTCATCTGCTTCATCCACATGCCGTCAAAAAAAATGACGGTTCCTATTATAAAGTGTTTACACCATATAAAAATACTTTTTTGAAGAAAGATATCAGTAAGCCGTATCCGGTCAATCTGGATCTCCTGAAAGAACGTTATCATACACGACGTCAAAACAATGCATTTATGTTGGATTACTTTAAACGGTCGGCATCGGAGGCTGACTTTGGTGTAGGGGAAGAACAGGCGACGAAACGATTGCAGGCATTCATCAAAAACAATCTGTCTTCTTATGACGAGCAACGGGATCTGCCGGCGGTCGACGGAACAAGTCTGATGTCTCGTTACCTGCGGACCGGTGAAATCGGAATTCGGACAATCTATGAAGCCGTCAATCAGGAGGAAGGTTCGAAGGGAAAACAAACGTATCTGACAGAATTGATTTGGCGGGAATTTTATTACACGATTTTGATGCATTATCCGGAGTCCAAACGACTGCCGGTCAACGAGCAGTATACGAAGGTTGAATGGGAAACAGATGAGGCGGGCTTTAAAGCCTGGACAGAAGGGAAAACGGGCTATCCGATTGTCGATGCGGCCATGCGACAGCTCAACACGACGGGGTGGATGCATAACCGTCTGCGGATGATTGTCGCGTCCTTTTTGACAAAGGACTTACTGGTCGATTGGCAAAAAGGGGAGCGGTATTTCCAAAAAAAACTGGTTGATTATGAAGCCGCGTCTAACATTGGCGGGTGGCAATGGGCGGCGTCGGTCGGGACGGATGCTGTTCCGTATTTCCGAGTCTTCAATCCGACGACTCAGTCGAAGAAATTTGATAAGGATGGAACCTTTATCCGCCACTATTTGCCGGAACTCAAGGATTTACCTAAAACATCGATTCATGAGCCAACGGAACAACAACGACAAGATTACGATTATCCGATGCCGATTGTCGAGCATGACATGGCCCGAAAACGAGCGATTGCCCGTTTCAAATAA
- a CDS encoding pyruvate carboxylase, producing MTKIKKILVANRGEIAIRVFRAATELGIRTVAIYSREDKGSLHRYKADEAYRIGEGKKPIEAYLDIEGIIETAKKAECDAIHPGYGFLSENIELATRCREEGIIFIGPREEHLYSFGDKVRARTTAIEAGLPVIPGTDGPITSIDEAYAFAEKAGYPLMVKASLGGGGRGMRVVRTEEELPDMIERAKSEALKAFGSDEIYVEKLIERPKHIEVQIIGDAHGNIVHLFERDCSVQRRHQKVVEVAPCVTLSDEGRQKICDAAVTLMKHVGYENAGTVEFLVTQDESFYFIEVNPRVQVEHTITEMITGIDIVQTQIRVAEGESLHSKLVGIPAQEEIQMLGFAIQSRITSEDPENGFLPDTGKIKAYRSPGGFGVRLDGGNAYVGAEISPYYDSLLVKISTHGLTYDQAVAKMSRNLSEFRIRGIKTNIPFLSNVLKHHAFISGDYNTSFIDDTKELFIFPKRQDRGTKLLTYIGEVSVNGFPGIGKIEKPIARDVRIPKDLPADYQAGAKAILDAEGPLGVINWLKAQERVQLTDTTFRDAHQSLLATRMRTKDLIAIAEAEAKLLPELFSVEAWGGATFDVAYRFLSEDPWVRLMQLREKMPNVLIQMLLRGANAVGYKNYPDNVIHAFVKEAAQAGVDVFRIFDSLNNPESIQLAIDAVLPTGKIAEAAVCYTGDLFDANRPKYHLPYYVKLAKQLEASGAHIIAIKDMAGLLKPEAAYALVSALKDAVDLPIHLHTHDASGNGIYTYARAVDAGVDIVDVAASSMAGLTSQPAGGSLIHALSGHKRQPLVSVQKFEQVSDYWQDVRHLYQAFELDMLAPNPTVYDHEMPGGQYSNLQQQAKAVGLADRWSEVKTMYARVNMLFGDIVKVTPSSKVVGDMALFMVQHHLTEEDVLERASNLDFPDSVVELMKGELGTPPDGFPKQVQAAILKGVEPLTERPGKMMEPLNFDAIKHELFEKLERPVTEFDALAYALYPKVFLDYSSYVARYGDISVLDTSTFFHGMRLGETIEVEIERGKTLYLKLIQIGQPNDHGVRVIYYEMNGVPREVEVKDISIKESSSSRPKADRSNPKQIGASMPGSVLKVLVEPGTRVRKGEQLLVTEAMKMETTIQAPEDGEIKSVHVKEGEAIASQDLLIEFI from the coding sequence TTGACTAAAATCAAAAAGATTCTTGTCGCCAACCGCGGAGAAATCGCGATTCGCGTATTCCGTGCGGCAACCGAACTTGGGATTCGGACAGTCGCTATTTATTCACGAGAAGATAAGGGATCGCTTCACCGGTATAAAGCAGATGAAGCATACCGGATTGGCGAGGGGAAAAAGCCGATTGAAGCGTATCTTGATATCGAAGGAATCATCGAGACTGCGAAGAAAGCGGAATGTGATGCAATCCATCCCGGGTACGGTTTTTTATCAGAAAATATTGAACTCGCTACACGATGCCGCGAAGAAGGCATTATTTTCATCGGTCCCCGAGAAGAACATCTCTACAGTTTTGGCGATAAAGTCCGTGCGCGGACGACGGCCATTGAAGCCGGTTTACCTGTTATTCCGGGTACGGATGGTCCGATTACATCAATTGATGAAGCGTATGCTTTTGCTGAAAAGGCCGGTTATCCATTGATGGTCAAAGCTTCTTTAGGCGGCGGTGGACGCGGTATGCGTGTCGTCCGGACCGAAGAAGAGTTACCGGACATGATTGAACGGGCAAAATCGGAAGCCTTAAAAGCATTCGGCTCAGACGAAATATACGTTGAGAAATTGATTGAACGTCCAAAACATATTGAAGTTCAAATCATTGGAGATGCCCATGGCAACATCGTTCATTTGTTCGAACGTGATTGTTCAGTGCAACGCCGACACCAAAAAGTTGTCGAAGTCGCGCCATGTGTCACGTTATCAGATGAGGGGCGCCAAAAGATTTGTGATGCAGCTGTCACATTGATGAAGCACGTCGGTTATGAAAATGCCGGAACGGTTGAATTTTTGGTGACACAAGACGAATCATTCTATTTCATCGAAGTCAATCCGCGTGTTCAGGTTGAACATACGATTACGGAAATGATTACCGGGATTGATATCGTTCAGACACAAATCCGAGTCGCGGAAGGGGAATCACTACATAGTAAATTAGTGGGTATTCCTGCACAAGAAGAGATTCAAATGTTAGGTTTCGCCATTCAAAGCCGGATTACATCAGAAGATCCGGAAAACGGCTTCTTGCCGGATACGGGCAAAATCAAGGCCTACCGTTCACCAGGCGGTTTTGGTGTTCGTCTCGACGGTGGAAATGCCTATGTCGGTGCTGAGATTTCACCTTATTACGATTCTTTACTCGTTAAGATTTCGACACACGGCTTAACCTATGATCAAGCCGTTGCAAAAATGAGCCGGAACTTAAGCGAATTCCGAATCCGTGGCATTAAAACCAATATTCCATTCTTAAGTAATGTATTGAAACACCATGCGTTTATCAGCGGTGATTACAATACGTCGTTCATCGATGATACAAAAGAATTGTTCATCTTCCCGAAACGACAAGACCGTGGAACGAAGCTGCTGACATATATTGGAGAAGTATCTGTCAACGGTTTCCCCGGAATCGGAAAAATCGAAAAACCGATTGCCCGTGACGTCCGGATTCCAAAAGATCTGCCTGCCGACTATCAAGCAGGAGCTAAAGCGATTCTTGACGCGGAAGGACCACTTGGTGTCATCAACTGGCTAAAAGCACAAGAACGCGTCCAATTGACGGATACGACATTCCGGGATGCCCACCAGTCGTTACTTGCGACGCGGATGCGGACGAAGGATTTAATCGCCATCGCGGAAGCGGAAGCTAAACTGTTACCGGAACTCTTCTCAGTGGAAGCTTGGGGTGGAGCAACATTTGATGTGGCATACCGGTTCCTGTCAGAAGATCCGTGGGTCCGTTTGATGCAATTACGCGAAAAAATGCCGAATGTTTTGATTCAGATGTTGTTACGCGGAGCCAATGCAGTAGGTTATAAAAACTATCCGGACAATGTCATTCATGCCTTCGTAAAAGAAGCAGCCCAAGCAGGTGTCGATGTGTTCCGAATCTTCGACAGCTTAAACAATCCGGAATCCATTCAGCTTGCGATCGATGCTGTCTTGCCGACGGGAAAAATCGCCGAAGCAGCAGTTTGTTATACAGGCGACTTGTTCGATGCGAATCGTCCGAAATATCATCTTCCGTATTACGTCAAGCTGGCGAAACAGCTCGAAGCGAGTGGTGCTCATATCATTGCCATCAAGGATATGGCAGGATTACTGAAACCGGAAGCTGCTTATGCTTTGGTCTCAGCATTAAAAGATGCTGTTGATTTGCCGATTCATCTGCATACGCATGATGCAAGCGGAAACGGAATTTACACGTATGCCCGGGCTGTCGATGCCGGAGTCGATATCGTGGATGTCGCTGCTTCAAGTATGGCCGGTCTGACAAGTCAGCCTGCCGGAGGAAGTTTGATTCATGCATTAAGCGGTCATAAACGTCAGCCGCTCGTATCTGTCCAAAAATTCGAACAAGTGTCGGACTATTGGCAGGATGTACGCCATCTCTATCAAGCGTTTGAACTTGATATGTTAGCTCCGAATCCGACAGTCTATGATCACGAGATGCCGGGTGGTCAGTACTCAAATCTTCAACAACAAGCAAAAGCTGTCGGTCTCGCGGATCGTTGGTCTGAAGTTAAAACGATGTATGCCCGTGTCAACATGTTGTTCGGTGACATCGTTAAAGTTACACCATCTTCAAAAGTCGTCGGCGATATGGCTTTATTCATGGTCCAGCATCATTTGACGGAAGAAGATGTACTGGAACGTGCCAGCAATCTCGATTTCCCGGATTCTGTCGTCGAATTGATGAAAGGGGAGCTTGGGACGCCACCAGACGGTTTCCCGAAACAAGTCCAGGCGGCAATCCTCAAAGGCGTCGAGCCGTTGACGGAGCGTCCTGGAAAAATGATGGAGCCACTCAATTTTGATGCCATCAAGCATGAACTGTTCGAAAAACTGGAACGTCCGGTGACGGAGTTTGATGCCTTGGCATACGCTTTGTATCCGAAGGTATTCCTCGATTACAGTTCGTACGTTGCACGATATGGTGATATTTCAGTTCTCGATACGAGCACGTTCTTCCACGGCATGCGTCTTGGGGAAACGATCGAGGTCGAAATCGAGCGCGGAAAAACGTTGTATTTGAAGTTGATTCAAATTGGTCAACCAAACGATCATGGTGTCCGTGTCATCTACTACGAGATGAACGGTGTGCCGCGTGAAGTCGAAGTAAAAGATATCAGCATTAAAGAAAGCTCATCAAGCCGTCCGAAAGCCGATCGTTCGAATCCGAAACAGATTGGTGCGTCTATGCCGGGTAGCGTCTTGAAAGTCTTAGTTGAGCCTGGAACGCGGGTTCGTAAGGGAGAGCAGTTGCTTGTAACGGAAGCAATGAAAATGGAGACGACGATTCAAGCACCTGAAGACGGTGAGATCAAGTCGGTCCACGTCAAAGAAGGCGAAGCTATCGCGAGTCAAGACTTATTGATTGAATTCATTTAA
- a CDS encoding FtsW/RodA/SpoVE family cell cycle protein — MQSKFKEKRAFFDYRLFFTMLILMAISTVMVYSASVWNGGDYANTSFFEKQLMFDVMAIAIFLFVAHLNHEIFRGPLVRLALYVITFGMLTATLFATPLNGARAWLNFGIFLIQPIELCKFVLVIGLANYFDQKHKGQMNGVIGIVHHFIHRQIAPDSSGKRILLSFTDWILIPFIVLLAPYAMIIRMQPDDGGLFILLLITAMIWFAVGLPRGYIAVAIVFAAGAALYAWNNFSANQMERINAIFNPFLDAEGKGYQLINSVISIAHGGFFGVGLGNSFQKYGYLPEPETDYIMSIISEELGFVGVLIVLGLLFFLMWQGALIARQSASIYSSMVAFGISSIIFIQTGINIGAMSGLFPGTGVTLPFISYGGSSLLVMSTMLGVVANISMQNKHRIAYHKEVQEARKMSATSSLPKGGASVD; from the coding sequence ATGCAATCGAAGTTTAAGGAAAAACGTGCGTTTTTTGATTATCGCCTCTTCTTCACGATGCTGATTCTGATGGCGATCAGCACGGTGATGGTTTACAGTGCCAGTGTCTGGAACGGTGGCGATTACGCAAACACCTCATTTTTTGAGAAACAATTGATGTTTGATGTGATGGCGATTGCTATCTTCTTGTTTGTCGCCCATCTGAATCATGAGATTTTCCGAGGACCATTGGTACGGTTGGCTTTATATGTCATCACGTTCGGTATGTTGACGGCAACGCTGTTTGCTACACCGTTGAACGGGGCGCGTGCCTGGTTGAATTTCGGGATTTTCTTGATTCAGCCGATCGAGCTGTGTAAATTTGTTCTCGTCATCGGTCTTGCCAACTATTTTGATCAAAAACATAAAGGGCAGATGAATGGTGTGATTGGAATCGTCCACCACTTCATTCATCGTCAAATCGCACCGGATTCATCCGGCAAGCGGATTTTGCTCAGTTTCACGGACTGGATTTTGATTCCGTTCATCGTGTTACTCGCCCCTTATGCCATGATTATCCGGATGCAACCGGATGATGGCGGATTATTCATTTTACTCTTAATTACGGCGATGATTTGGTTTGCAGTCGGATTACCGCGCGGCTATATCGCTGTTGCCATTGTATTCGCAGCAGGAGCCGCTCTGTATGCCTGGAACAATTTTTCCGCCAATCAGATGGAACGAATCAATGCCATCTTCAATCCCTTTCTGGATGCGGAAGGAAAAGGGTATCAATTGATCAATTCGGTCATCTCGATTGCCCACGGAGGATTCTTTGGAGTTGGTTTAGGGAATAGCTTTCAAAAGTATGGTTATCTGCCGGAACCGGAGACCGATTATATCATGTCGATTATCTCGGAAGAACTCGGATTCGTCGGAGTCCTGATTGTGCTGGGGTTGTTGTTCTTTTTAATGTGGCAAGGTGCGCTCATTGCCCGGCAATCGGCTTCCATCTACTCGAGCATGGTGGCATTCGGCATTTCGTCCATCATCTTTATTCAAACCGGCATCAATATCGGAGCGATGTCCGGTCTGTTTCCGGGGACCGGTGTGACGTTACCGTTCATCAGTTACGGCGGGTCTTCGCTTCTCGTCATGAGTACGATGCTTGGTGTCGTGGCAAATATTTCGATGCAAAACAAGCACCGGATAGCGTATCATAAAGAAGTACAGGAAGCACGAAAGATGAGTGCTACGAGTTCATTACCTAAAGGGGGAGCATCAGTTGACTAA
- a CDS encoding YlaN family protein, with translation MSTEIGTVHRQRALELLEADAHKIRRLIEVQLANLTMPQCPLYEEVLDTQMFGLSRQIDFAVRLELIDASEGKQLLDSLEQQLSDLHDAETC, from the coding sequence TTGTCAACTGAAATCGGGACAGTTCATCGCCAGCGCGCTCTTGAGCTACTAGAAGCGGATGCCCATAAAATCCGCCGGTTGATCGAGGTCCAGCTTGCGAATTTAACGATGCCACAATGTCCTCTGTATGAGGAAGTATTGGATACACAAATGTTCGGATTGTCACGCCAAATTGATTTTGCCGTTCGTCTCGAACTGATTGATGCGAGTGAAGGAAAACAATTACTCGACTCATTAGAACAGCAATTATCTGATTTACATGATGCGGAGACGTGCTGA
- a CDS encoding PhoH family protein — MKKIYVLDTNVMLHDPLSLFQFQEHDVVIPAIVLEELDGKKRNMDEVGRNARETARILDQLRETGHLHAGVPLGNGGILRVDIGDSISEVSPFTHESNDNKILELAWSIHREQKEQQSGRDVILVSKDILVRVKADAYGLVAEDYLTDHIADLTGLYTGFVELVVDQEYIDSFYQDKRLSVDVLPEKVHPNQFVILKSNVSKASAIAVVDQEMPIIRALSLDIDQVWGVVPRNVQQRMAFELLLRDDVPLVTLVGKAGTGKTLLALAAGLLQVEDEHRYKKLVVARPVVPMGNDIGYLPGEMEEKLRPWMQPIYDNLEHLFNTSSGDELGNILAGMKSIQLEALTYIRGRSMPGQFIIIDEAQNLTKHEVKTILTRVGENSKIVLVGDPQQIDHPYLDEYSNGLSYAVERLKGEKMTGHVKLVKGERSSLARLAADLL, encoded by the coding sequence ATGAAAAAAATATATGTGCTCGATACCAATGTCATGCTACATGATCCGTTGTCTCTGTTTCAATTCCAGGAGCACGATGTCGTGATTCCGGCCATTGTCTTAGAAGAATTGGATGGGAAAAAACGGAATATGGATGAAGTCGGACGAAATGCACGGGAAACGGCGCGGATTCTTGATCAATTACGGGAAACCGGACATCTCCATGCCGGTGTTCCGCTCGGGAATGGAGGGATTCTACGGGTTGATATCGGAGATTCCATCAGTGAAGTTTCACCGTTCACGCATGAATCAAACGACAACAAGATTCTTGAACTGGCCTGGTCGATTCATCGGGAACAAAAAGAACAACAAAGCGGGCGGGATGTCATCCTGGTCTCGAAAGATATTTTAGTCCGGGTGAAAGCGGATGCGTATGGGTTAGTCGCAGAAGATTACTTGACGGATCATATCGCTGACCTGACAGGACTATATACGGGTTTTGTTGAACTGGTCGTTGATCAAGAATACATCGATTCTTTTTATCAAGATAAACGATTGTCAGTCGATGTTCTTCCGGAAAAAGTGCATCCGAATCAATTCGTCATTTTAAAGAGTAATGTGTCGAAAGCATCTGCCATTGCCGTCGTCGATCAAGAAATGCCGATTATTCGGGCACTATCACTCGACATCGATCAAGTCTGGGGTGTCGTTCCGCGAAACGTCCAACAGCGAATGGCATTTGAACTGTTGCTTCGGGATGACGTTCCACTTGTCACACTCGTCGGGAAAGCGGGAACCGGAAAAACATTACTGGCACTCGCGGCGGGGTTATTGCAGGTCGAAGATGAACACCGGTATAAGAAATTGGTAGTTGCGCGGCCGGTTGTGCCGATGGGCAATGATATCGGATATTTACCGGGGGAGATGGAAGAAAAACTCCGGCCTTGGATGCAGCCGATTTATGATAACTTGGAACATTTGTTCAACACGAGTTCCGGTGACGAACTAGGAAACATTTTGGCAGGGATGAAATCGATTCAACTGGAAGCCCTGACCTATATCAGAGGACGGAGTATGCCGGGGCAATTCATCATCATCGATGAAGCACAGAATCTGACGAAACATGAAGTGAAAACGATTTTGACCCGTGTCGGTGAAAATTCTAAAATTGTCTTAGTCGGCGACCCCCAACAAATCGACCATCCGTATTTGGATGAGTATTCGAACGGGTTGTCTTATGCAGTCGAACGATTGAAAGGTGAAAAGATGACGGGGCATGTCAAACTCGTTAAAGGCGAGCGGTCAAGCCTGGCCCGCTTGGCAGCAGACTTACTCTAA
- a CDS encoding YlaI family protein, producing MRVKCTICDKRETIDDWSFTAKRLRNKPVRVYICDECHERITKRTVARQETGQFNLYPTWATTKKRW from the coding sequence ATGCGTGTTAAATGCACCATCTGCGATAAACGAGAAACCATCGACGACTGGTCCTTCACAGCCAAAAGATTGCGAAACAAACCAGTGCGCGTCTACATATGCGATGAATGCCATGAACGTATCACAAAGCGGACCGTTGCGCGGCAAGAAACAGGACAGTTCAACCTCTATCCGACCTGGGCGACAACTAAAAAAAGATGGTAA
- a CDS encoding sorbosone dehydrogenase family protein has translation MINRKWSIPCSLAVVLAGCSETTTEDPSKSVPKTSEPVESNIIFKNLKIPWNIEKNKQTFYITEREGTIVKGTEGKYSRMELELTEPVVAEGEGGLLGMALDPDFQKNRIAYVYHTYEKEGALWNRVIEITEENESWKEQRVLLDEIPGASIHNGGRIEIGPDGLLYVTAGDAAVPENAQKLSSLSGKILRMNLDGSPAKGNLREYVYSYGHRNPQGLVFVDQTLYATEHGQSGHDEINRIEQKNYGWPLIEGMEKQQGLVTPWYEVGENSVAPSGIAEQGGKLYFGTLVGQSLRSIETSTSKVEQLVTDQGRIRDVMTDGQHLYYVTNNSDGRGNPSDEDDVLVRLEP, from the coding sequence ATGATCAACCGAAAATGGAGCATCCCGTGCAGTCTTGCTGTTGTTTTAGCCGGATGTTCAGAAACCACGACCGAAGATCCATCGAAATCGGTTCCGAAAACATCTGAGCCGGTCGAAAGTAATATCATTTTCAAAAATTTAAAGATACCGTGGAATATTGAAAAAAACAAACAGACCTTTTATATTACAGAACGGGAAGGGACAATCGTCAAAGGAACAGAAGGGAAGTATAGCCGGATGGAGCTCGAATTGACCGAACCGGTCGTTGCAGAAGGGGAGGGCGGACTGCTTGGGATGGCGCTTGATCCAGACTTCCAAAAGAACCGAATAGCGTATGTCTATCATACGTATGAGAAAGAGGGTGCACTTTGGAATCGAGTCATTGAAATCACGGAAGAGAACGAATCGTGGAAAGAGCAACGCGTGTTACTTGATGAGATTCCAGGTGCATCGATTCATAATGGCGGTCGAATTGAAATCGGACCGGATGGATTATTATATGTGACGGCAGGTGACGCGGCAGTCCCCGAAAACGCTCAAAAACTATCTTCTTTATCCGGAAAAATTCTCCGTATGAACCTCGACGGCAGCCCGGCGAAGGGGAATTTAAGAGAATACGTCTACAGTTACGGTCATCGTAATCCACAAGGGTTGGTTTTTGTCGATCAAACATTGTATGCAACGGAACACGGTCAGAGCGGTCATGATGAAATCAACCGGATTGAACAAAAAAACTATGGTTGGCCATTGATTGAAGGAATGGAAAAACAGCAAGGATTAGTAACGCCTTGGTACGAAGTGGGTGAAAATTCAGTTGCACCGAGCGGAATAGCAGAACAGGGGGGGAAGTTGTATTTTGGAACGCTGGTCGGTCAGAGCCTTCGGTCAATTGAAACGTCGACCTCTAAAGTGGAACAACTCGTAACGGACCAGGGGCGTATCCGGGACGTGATGACGGATGGACAACACCTGTATTACGTCACGAACAATAGCGATGGACGAGGAAATCCGTCGGATGAAGATGATGTCCTAGTTCGTCTCGAACCGTAA
- a CDS encoding YlaH-like family protein: MTAQPAVASDFSKFDIPAVAKLLGVGSDPNNLSAGFNALMITVVILTLIVFKLGFAKELAWWKSLIVYLLLAVFSAALTLVFWTWPIPEVLLAMVVILGIYRFRMWMVKRERERTAS, from the coding sequence ATGACTGCACAACCTGCCGTTGCTTCTGATTTCTCGAAATTTGATATTCCAGCCGTTGCGAAGTTGCTTGGTGTGGGAAGTGATCCGAATAACTTGAGTGCCGGCTTCAATGCACTGATGATTACGGTCGTCATCTTGACGTTAATCGTTTTTAAATTAGGATTTGCGAAAGAGTTAGCCTGGTGGAAATCACTGATCGTCTACTTGTTGCTCGCGGTGTTCTCTGCCGCTTTAACACTTGTCTTTTGGACATGGCCGATCCCTGAAGTATTGCTTGCTATGGTTGTCATTCTCGGAATTTACCGATTCCGGATGTGGATGGTCAAACGTGAGCGAGAACGAACCGCTTCTTGA